From a single Alkalihalophilus pseudofirmus genomic region:
- a CDS encoding LolA family protein: protein MKKIKAVFTLATAIFFTAGCSLEDTDEIIEKAVEAQENLESYYAEVSSTFNFKVENNENENESSTYKEWNVKPDKYRTEMEDGYLHISNGKESWSYDPHENTVTVFETSDELAEETPSEGEIIREILTEMLDSTDVTVMGKETIAGRSTIHLALASKKGEEEDFLGEVNYDIWVDEETYMPLKMMWISDEFSSSVEYTHIEYNIDIDETLFQFDIPEDAEVLTIDDFMPESLTLEELKEAAPFSIPELEGIPQNFEFEEATYFEDMDMATIHYIDGTDYLMISLTTDKTEMLEESEPVSTEDFEGHYMNMFDMHFLFWSQDEVYIELMASGEEMNKDSLLEIGAVLQ, encoded by the coding sequence ATGAAAAAAATCAAAGCTGTCTTCACGCTAGCAACTGCCATTTTCTTTACAGCAGGATGCTCTCTTGAAGATACTGACGAAATTATTGAAAAGGCTGTTGAAGCCCAAGAGAACTTAGAAAGCTATTATGCTGAGGTTTCCTCCACCTTTAATTTTAAAGTGGAAAATAATGAAAATGAGAATGAATCTTCGACGTATAAAGAATGGAATGTTAAACCTGACAAATATCGTACAGAAATGGAAGATGGTTATCTTCATATTTCTAATGGCAAAGAATCATGGTCCTACGATCCTCATGAAAATACGGTAACTGTCTTTGAAACATCAGATGAATTAGCTGAAGAGACTCCTAGCGAGGGAGAGATCATCCGCGAAATCCTGACTGAAATGCTTGATTCGACAGATGTGACTGTAATGGGAAAAGAAACGATTGCCGGACGCAGTACGATTCACTTGGCGCTGGCTAGTAAAAAAGGAGAAGAAGAGGATTTTCTAGGCGAAGTCAATTATGATATTTGGGTAGATGAAGAAACCTATATGCCGCTTAAGATGATGTGGATTAGTGATGAATTTTCTTCTTCCGTTGAATATACACATATTGAATACAATATTGACATTGATGAAACCCTTTTCCAATTTGATATACCAGAAGATGCAGAAGTTCTTACGATTGACGATTTCATGCCCGAATCTTTAACACTAGAAGAGTTAAAAGAAGCAGCACCTTTCTCCATTCCAGAATTAGAAGGCATCCCTCAGAATTTTGAATTCGAAGAGGCAACCTATTTTGAGGATATGGACATGGCTACGATCCATTACATTGATGGAACGGATTATTTAATGATCTCTTTAACAACTGACAAAACAGAAATGCTTGAAGAGTCAGAGCCAGTCTCTACAGAAGACTTTGAAGGCCACTATATGAACATGTTTGATATGCACTTTCTTTTTTGGTCGCAAGATGAAGTGTATATCGAGTTAATGGCATCTGGAGAAGAGATGAATAAAGATTCTCTTCTTGAGATCGGTGCCGTTCTTCAATAA
- a CDS encoding potassium/proton antiporter produces the protein MLSSINIDYFILLMALLLIIGVLTTKFSTRLGVPALVLFLLVGMTMGSDGLGFIPFNNPYLAQLIGIIALVVILFEGGLQTKWSAVKAVAKPSLSLATIGVLLTTIVVAVAAKFIFGVSWLEGFLFGAIVGSTDAAAIFAVLKGQNIKNNLSATLEAESGTNDPMAVFLTLSFIQLLTISESSYIMLIGSFFWQMGAGLALGYGLGLLASYAINKINLDSSGLYPIFALAFALLTYSLNDLIGASGLLAVYVAALVIGNRDLTYKHSIFRFNEGFAWMMQILMFVILGLLVFPAQLLSFDIIVKGFLLALILIFVARPIAVFLSTPRMGFNTREKIFLSWAGLKGAVPIVLATFPMTMGVENSQLFFNVVFFVVLTSALIQGSTISYFAEKLGLNGPEKVEPPHTLELVSIGKANAEIIEFAVNENMKVTGQALKDLELPNDVLISAVIRNGDLVTPHGETVIKPGDILYILVAKQTIKALKRLMNEKKEEQSL, from the coding sequence ATGTTAAGTTCTATCAATATTGATTATTTTATTTTGTTAATGGCACTACTGCTCATTATCGGGGTGTTGACGACTAAATTCTCCACTCGTCTTGGTGTCCCTGCCCTAGTATTATTCCTACTTGTAGGGATGACCATGGGTAGTGATGGGCTTGGCTTTATCCCATTTAATAACCCTTATCTTGCTCAGCTCATTGGAATCATAGCACTTGTTGTAATCTTGTTTGAGGGCGGTTTGCAAACAAAATGGTCAGCTGTTAAGGCTGTGGCAAAGCCTTCTTTATCACTAGCTACCATAGGTGTTTTATTAACAACGATTGTAGTGGCCGTTGCTGCGAAATTTATTTTTGGAGTTAGTTGGTTAGAAGGATTTTTATTTGGAGCGATTGTCGGCTCCACGGATGCCGCTGCTATTTTTGCTGTGTTGAAAGGCCAAAATATTAAGAACAATCTAAGTGCCACACTAGAAGCAGAGTCTGGGACAAACGATCCAATGGCTGTTTTTCTTACCTTATCCTTTATTCAACTACTTACAATAAGTGAATCCTCCTATATTATGCTGATTGGCTCATTCTTCTGGCAAATGGGGGCTGGTCTAGCATTAGGATATGGCTTAGGACTTCTTGCAAGTTATGCCATCAATAAAATTAATCTGGACTCAAGTGGTTTGTATCCTATCTTTGCTTTAGCATTTGCTTTATTGACTTACAGCTTGAATGATTTGATTGGCGCTAGCGGCTTATTAGCTGTATATGTAGCTGCTTTAGTTATAGGAAATCGTGATTTAACCTATAAGCATTCAATTTTCAGGTTTAATGAAGGCTTTGCGTGGATGATGCAAATTTTAATGTTTGTTATTTTAGGGCTGTTAGTCTTCCCAGCACAACTTTTATCATTTGATATTATCGTAAAAGGATTCTTACTTGCTTTAATATTAATCTTTGTAGCTCGTCCTATTGCCGTGTTTCTATCCACTCCTCGAATGGGGTTTAACACACGAGAAAAAATATTCTTATCGTGGGCAGGCTTAAAAGGGGCAGTCCCTATTGTATTAGCCACCTTCCCGATGACAATGGGTGTGGAAAACAGCCAGTTGTTCTTCAATGTTGTCTTTTTCGTTGTGTTAACTTCAGCACTTATCCAAGGATCAACCATTTCATACTTTGCTGAAAAGCTTGGATTAAATGGACCTGAAAAGGTAGAGCCGCCACATACGTTAGAGCTCGTCTCGATTGGGAAAGCTAATGCAGAAATCATAGAATTTGCAGTGAATGAAAATATGAAAGTGACTGGCCAAGCGTTGAAAGATCTTGAATTACCTAATGATGTATTAATTAGTGCAGTGATACGAAATGGTGATCTCGTTACCCCTCATGGAGAAACTGTGATTAAGCCTGGTGATATTCTCTATATTCTTGTTGCCAAACAAACGATCAAAGCATTAAAACGTTTAATGAATGAAAAAAAAGAAGAACAAAGCTTATAG
- a CDS encoding LolA family protein: MKNVAISVLSILLIIVSGCQMKGLSGNEVMASMLEANQTAISYYMETDYQGNDGDPFTMKEWRMADGKFRTEMYEGEKLVYVSLYSDIGHVLLDYEEEQLITYDSPETASYLTQTPRESMMQMLEAMHDHYDIKVKEEAKLLDREVFILELSSKQSDNDEMELWIDKENWVLLKTDFVFDEEWMTSEAAAFDINPKMEESLFIIDDMIDFEPVSLNDLVTNEIIDLEEAKERADFDILIPSAEYHFHEATTYPRPEDEMGVTLTYSDADGRHLFSYEVFKRDEPLAAVFGNEEEITVRESPGLLIWDHSLKMVAWQEDGVQYSFYPENDLVTKEKALQIVAGLR, from the coding sequence TTGAAAAATGTAGCAATTAGTGTGTTGAGTATACTCCTTATCATAGTAAGCGGATGTCAGATGAAAGGGTTAAGCGGTAATGAGGTCATGGCAAGTATGCTTGAAGCAAATCAAACGGCGATCTCTTATTATATGGAAACGGATTATCAGGGAAATGACGGCGATCCGTTTACTATGAAAGAGTGGCGGATGGCGGATGGCAAGTTTCGTACAGAAATGTATGAAGGAGAGAAACTTGTTTATGTTTCGCTTTACAGTGACATTGGACATGTCCTGCTAGATTATGAAGAAGAACAGCTGATCACGTATGATTCACCGGAAACGGCATCTTATTTAACACAGACACCTCGTGAGTCGATGATGCAGATGCTTGAAGCAATGCATGATCATTACGACATTAAAGTGAAAGAGGAAGCCAAGCTTCTAGATAGAGAAGTATTTATACTAGAACTTAGTTCAAAACAAAGTGATAACGATGAAATGGAGCTTTGGATTGATAAAGAAAATTGGGTCCTGCTGAAGACGGATTTTGTATTTGACGAGGAATGGATGACAAGTGAAGCAGCTGCTTTTGACATAAATCCTAAAATGGAAGAGTCGCTCTTTATCATTGATGATATGATTGATTTCGAACCAGTTTCTCTAAATGATCTAGTTACAAACGAGATCATTGACTTAGAAGAGGCAAAGGAGAGGGCAGACTTTGACATTTTAATCCCCTCGGCAGAATATCATTTTCATGAGGCGACTACGTATCCTAGGCCAGAGGATGAAATGGGAGTGACACTTACTTACAGTGATGCAGATGGAAGACATCTTTTCTCCTATGAGGTATTTAAACGGGATGAGCCGCTAGCAGCTGTCTTTGGAAATGAAGAAGAAATAACGGTTAGAGAATCCCCGGGCTTGTTAATTTGGGATCATTCACTAAAAATGGTTGCATGGCAAGAAGACGGCGTGCAATACAGTTTTTATCCTGAAAATGACCTTGTGACAAAAGAAAAAGCACTGCAAATTGTAGCAGGGCTAAGATAG
- a CDS encoding tyrosine-type recombinase/integrase, whose product MEYVEPIKELKMIEEIKKILKQKSKRDYLLFVFGINTGISISYLLKMKVEELFTEGTVSEYYYLKEKGDCENKLFYINSNVLDALLIHIHDAGLTEEDYLFKSRKNNQPITRQQAYRIINSVAREAGMTEKIGTHTLRKTFGYHAYRKGVAISLLQNIFNHSTRAETLRYIGIDKDNVKVRIDVNL is encoded by the coding sequence ATGGAATACGTAGAACCGATTAAAGAGCTCAAAATGATTGAAGAAATCAAAAAAATCTTAAAACAAAAGTCTAAGAGAGATTACTTACTATTTGTATTTGGTATTAATACCGGCATCTCAATCAGTTATCTCTTAAAAATGAAAGTGGAGGAATTATTTACTGAAGGGACAGTGTCGGAATATTACTATTTAAAGGAAAAAGGTGACTGTGAGAACAAGCTGTTTTATATAAATTCAAATGTATTAGATGCATTGCTTATTCATATTCATGATGCGGGTTTAACAGAGGAAGATTATTTATTTAAGTCACGCAAGAATAATCAGCCCATTACAAGGCAGCAGGCGTATCGAATCATTAATTCAGTTGCTAGAGAAGCTGGAATGACGGAGAAAATTGGTACTCACACCTTAAGAAAAACCTTTGGGTATCATGCATACAGAAAAGGTGTGGCCATCTCACTCCTTCAGAATATCTTCAATCATTCTACTCGAGCTGAAACGCTGCGCTACATTGGAATTGATAAAGATAATGTGAAAGTAAGAATAGATGTTAATTTATAA
- the htpX gene encoding protease HtpX has translation MGKRLLLLIVTNILVMTTIVIVWSLITTYTGINGSFQTGAPGIGIDFIALGVFSLLVGFSGAFISLAMSRFVAKMMMKVKILDPDGNLTHEERTVVEKVHRLSRAAGLAHMPQVGIYPSAEVNAFATGPSKKRSLVAVSQGLLNTMDDDAVEGVIAHEVAHVANGDMVTMTLLQGVINTFVVFFSRIVAIIVSRFAREELQWIVQFAAIIIFQILFSILGSLVVSAYSRHREFHADRGGADLAGRDKMAHALRSLKAYVDRANVHDRTNDSAVQTMKINGKGGVMRLFSTHPDLDERIARLEER, from the coding sequence ATGGGAAAACGATTATTATTATTAATTGTCACAAATATTCTCGTTATGACGACCATCGTCATTGTTTGGTCACTCATAACGACCTATACGGGAATAAATGGATCATTCCAAACAGGTGCTCCTGGTATTGGAATTGACTTTATTGCGCTTGGTGTATTCAGTTTGCTTGTAGGTTTCTCAGGGGCATTTATCTCCCTTGCAATGTCACGTTTTGTTGCAAAAATGATGATGAAAGTAAAAATTCTAGATCCTGATGGGAATTTGACTCACGAAGAACGCACAGTGGTAGAGAAAGTGCATCGTCTATCACGTGCTGCAGGGCTGGCTCATATGCCGCAGGTTGGTATTTATCCATCTGCAGAGGTCAATGCTTTTGCTACAGGCCCATCAAAAAAACGTTCGCTTGTTGCAGTTTCGCAAGGATTATTAAATACAATGGATGATGATGCAGTAGAAGGAGTTATTGCTCATGAAGTAGCTCACGTAGCGAATGGAGATATGGTGACGATGACGCTCTTGCAAGGGGTCATTAATACATTTGTTGTATTCTTCTCGCGTATTGTAGCGATTATCGTTTCAAGATTTGCACGTGAGGAATTACAATGGATTGTTCAGTTTGCTGCTATTATTATTTTCCAAATCCTCTTCTCTATCCTTGGAAGTCTTGTTGTCAGTGCGTATTCGCGTCACCGAGAATTCCATGCTGACCGCGGGGGGGCGGATCTTGCGGGACGTGACAAAATGGCACATGCCCTACGTTCACTTAAAGCATATGTAGACCGTGCGAATGTACATGATCGTACGAATGACAGTGCTGTTCAAACGATGAAAATTAACGGAAAAGGTGGAGTGATGAGATTATTCTCTACTCACCCAGACCTTGATGAGCGTATTGCACGTTTAGAAGAGCGTTAA
- a CDS encoding CBO0543 family protein — MTEVIYMRVNIFYFFFIPWILATLLFRKKNKMILYKITPFATVIATILCVWGDRHHFWVLKPVLKKNQVLTTMPLNLGLYPVFSSIMVYLIMKTKESASSWILVFTCFTTILEFIMKWIGRAAYGNDWNLNKTFISYFIPYYLIHKYSQWFL, encoded by the coding sequence ATGACTGAGGTGATTTATATGCGAGTAAATATTTTCTATTTCTTTTTTATCCCCTGGATCCTTGCCACTTTATTATTTAGAAAGAAAAATAAAATGATTCTCTATAAGATTACTCCCTTTGCAACAGTCATTGCTACGATTTTATGTGTCTGGGGAGACCGTCATCATTTCTGGGTGCTGAAGCCTGTGCTAAAGAAAAATCAGGTACTAACTACAATGCCGCTTAATCTCGGATTGTATCCAGTGTTCTCTTCAATCATGGTTTATTTAATTATGAAAACCAAGGAATCAGCTTCCTCATGGATCCTCGTATTTACATGCTTTACAACCATTCTTGAATTTATCATGAAATGGATTGGCAGGGCTGCATATGGTAACGACTGGAATTTAAATAAAACGTTTATTTCCTATTTCATCCCTTATTATTTGATTCACAAATACTCTCAGTGGTTCTTGTGA
- a CDS encoding nucleoside phosphorylase: MKLYGEFSQVDWLNALQISKADVPSSFIIHGEWEHEENITQWRDILKEEMQLPKWNSVMGRHKGAQVGFANVYGAPMAANIVHQFAASGTEVFIQTGYFGGLSSEVKYGDIFIVTEAVMGDGVSTSYLPGQITVKSDPELVALAVKYCENKGYSYTTGSIYSTNTLLLETKDLIKAWASKGCIGVDMETAVTIAAAQYFNKRAVGLLTLSDHLINGDTLYTYTEDREAVEVLTDERVREVALYLAAGE; this comes from the coding sequence ATGAAACTATACGGTGAATTTTCACAAGTGGATTGGCTGAATGCACTACAAATAAGTAAAGCTGATGTTCCTTCTTCATTCATCATCCACGGGGAATGGGAGCATGAAGAGAACATCACTCAATGGAGAGATATATTAAAAGAGGAAATGCAGCTGCCGAAGTGGAATAGTGTAATGGGCAGACACAAGGGGGCGCAAGTAGGTTTTGCCAATGTATACGGAGCGCCTATGGCTGCAAATATCGTCCATCAGTTTGCGGCTAGCGGGACTGAAGTCTTTATTCAAACAGGCTATTTTGGCGGCTTGTCCTCAGAAGTTAAGTATGGAGATATTTTCATTGTAACGGAAGCTGTGATGGGGGACGGGGTCTCAACTTCCTATCTGCCTGGCCAAATAACGGTGAAGTCAGATCCTGAGCTTGTTGCTTTAGCTGTGAAGTATTGTGAAAACAAAGGGTACAGCTATACTACTGGTTCTATTTATTCAACTAACACTCTGCTGCTTGAAACAAAGGATCTGATCAAAGCATGGGCTAGTAAAGGATGTATAGGAGTAGATATGGAAACGGCCGTGACCATAGCAGCGGCTCAGTACTTTAATAAACGAGCTGTAGGTTTGTTAACTCTTTCTGATCATTTAATAAATGGTGACACCCTATACACTTATACCGAAGATCGTGAAGCGGTTGAGGTCCTTACAGATGAGCGAGTTAGAGAAGTCGCCCTGTATCTAGCGGCAGGAGAGTGA
- a CDS encoding response regulator transcription factor: MDDNSLEGMKRMTETILVIEDDREISKILNEYLIREGYKVVMAHDGEDGLRRFASIHPHLLLVDLMLPKVDGFEVCRQVRQQSEVPIIVVSARQSDIDKIHSLGLGADDYITKPFSPLELVARVKSHLRRYHRYNGLKEQEKVLNFDGLTINTNRRIVEKDGKPLTLTMKEFELLLTLAEAPGQVFSKEQLYNRVWKQDDADDIRTVTVHIKNVRRKLGDGSKHPRFIDTVWGIGYKFIGQKHEDS; encoded by the coding sequence ATGGATGATAATTCATTAGAAGGAATGAAGAGAATGACAGAGACAATTCTCGTAATAGAAGATGACCGAGAGATTAGTAAAATACTAAATGAATACTTAATTCGTGAAGGATATAAAGTCGTTATGGCTCATGACGGAGAGGACGGGTTGAGACGCTTTGCTTCGATTCATCCCCATCTCCTCTTAGTAGACTTAATGCTTCCTAAGGTGGACGGGTTTGAAGTGTGCAGACAGGTGCGTCAACAAAGCGAGGTGCCGATCATTGTTGTAAGCGCCCGTCAAAGCGATATTGATAAAATACATAGTTTAGGGCTAGGCGCAGATGACTACATCACAAAGCCGTTTAGTCCGCTTGAGCTTGTTGCCCGTGTTAAATCCCATTTAAGACGTTATCACCGTTACAACGGTCTAAAGGAACAAGAGAAAGTGCTCAACTTCGATGGGTTAACGATTAACACCAATCGTAGAATAGTAGAAAAAGACGGCAAGCCGCTGACCTTAACGATGAAGGAATTTGAACTTCTGCTGACACTTGCTGAGGCTCCGGGGCAAGTCTTTTCTAAGGAACAGCTGTACAACCGAGTATGGAAGCAAGATGATGCGGATGATATTCGTACAGTAACGGTTCATATAAAAAATGTACGTCGAAAGTTAGGCGACGGCAGTAAGCACCCCCGATTTATTGATACAGTGTGGGGGATCGGTTATAAATTTATAGGTCAAAAACATGAAGATTCGTAA
- a CDS encoding HAMP domain-containing sensor histidine kinase, whose protein sequence is MKIRNWLLLLLCVVMVVPFVSTYFFIGYVNDWIEREQFQEYIDTSIRIHHLASTLKENPRLYQFPPVDEEALAGEVNEDEIVHIYSKDRQALLNINGQTLYTGAVPANQLMQGLYETEESLSHFTYKEPVYYEDEIIGYFEIKKERTELMKQIDRGSIYTVLFMISVLILTLLITHFLVRRRIVRPVTTLVKEMKHFGAGTFPKRKTDYGMNDEFSELLEGFYTMSGEIKEVQEVKQKLIAAISHDLRTPLTSIKAYAEGLAHHPEKQEEYRDVIIRKANYMEKLVEDLLLYSRLEMNSLELNRQVVDGEEVAEMLVDGYAEVCHQNGIELITQIDVQPYDILCDVDRLVQVMDNLVTNAIRHTKTGKKIELTATTKRDLLPSDVPVEDGWVYFIVQDEGSGITKEDLTHVFKLFYQADSARSKDRGKGAGLGLAISKQLIELHGGVIGAASTLGVGSCFYFALKKEE, encoded by the coding sequence ATGAAGATTCGTAACTGGCTTCTTCTCCTTTTATGTGTCGTGATGGTGGTCCCTTTTGTATCGACTTATTTCTTTATCGGCTACGTAAATGATTGGATTGAACGTGAACAATTTCAAGAATATATAGATACCTCTATCCGCATTCATCATCTTGCCTCCACCTTAAAAGAAAATCCTCGTCTTTATCAGTTTCCTCCAGTAGATGAAGAAGCCCTAGCGGGTGAAGTCAATGAGGATGAAATTGTACATATTTATTCAAAAGATCGCCAAGCCCTTTTAAATATTAATGGGCAGACGTTATATACTGGTGCCGTCCCTGCAAACCAATTAATGCAAGGCTTATACGAAACAGAGGAATCCCTTTCTCATTTTACGTACAAGGAGCCAGTGTATTATGAAGATGAGATCATTGGCTATTTTGAAATTAAAAAAGAGAGAACAGAATTGATGAAACAAATTGATCGAGGCTCTATTTATACGGTTCTTTTTATGATAAGCGTGCTTATTTTAACATTACTGATTACGCACTTCTTAGTCAGGCGGAGAATCGTAAGGCCTGTGACTACTCTAGTAAAAGAGATGAAACATTTTGGGGCAGGAACCTTTCCAAAGAGGAAAACGGATTACGGAATGAATGATGAATTTAGTGAGCTGCTTGAAGGGTTTTATACGATGAGTGGGGAGATTAAAGAGGTTCAAGAGGTTAAGCAAAAGCTCATAGCTGCCATTTCGCATGATCTGCGCACCCCTTTAACTTCTATAAAAGCATATGCAGAAGGATTAGCTCACCATCCCGAGAAGCAAGAAGAGTACCGGGATGTGATTATTAGAAAAGCTAATTACATGGAAAAACTCGTGGAAGATCTTCTTTTGTATTCTAGGCTTGAGATGAACAGTTTGGAGTTAAATAGACAGGTCGTTGATGGAGAAGAAGTAGCAGAGATGTTAGTGGATGGATACGCGGAAGTGTGTCATCAAAATGGGATTGAACTCATCACTCAAATTGATGTCCAACCATATGACATTCTTTGTGATGTCGATCGCCTAGTTCAAGTGATGGATAATCTTGTGACCAATGCAATCAGGCATACGAAAACAGGGAAAAAGATTGAATTAACGGCCACGACTAAGCGAGATCTCCTGCCGTCAGATGTGCCGGTAGAAGATGGTTGGGTTTATTTCATCGTACAAGATGAGGGGTCAGGTATAACGAAAGAAGACCTTACTCATGTGTTTAAATTATTTTATCAAGCAGACAGTGCAAGAAGTAAGGATCGGGGAAAGGGAGCTGGACTTGGTCTTGCCATTAGTAAACAACTAATCGAGCTGCACGGCGGTGTGATTGGTGCTGCTTCTACATTAGGGGTTGGCAGCTGCTTTTATTTCGCCTTAAAAAAAGAAGAATAG
- a CDS encoding carbon-nitrogen hydrolase family protein codes for MNKRKIAMLHLLLHAGEIKTNQSLITQAVQKAAEKGAEWIITPELAVSGLQFTKKCGIDWIQQQPNEWMSSLMEVAKSSEVNLFIGAPEKDPEGELFNSVFVINREGQLIGRQRKRSSVTDDWSSSGERLQPITIDHVKAGILICADSYTKKNAVALRDKGAEILIAPSSWGPGLHGPNGEWEARTIDTGLPMFVCNRTGEDETVTFWEAKSLVIDHGVHLLAHHSRESAILLFDWDFDKRELLSTEFEVEYII; via the coding sequence ATGAACAAACGAAAAATAGCTATGCTGCATTTATTACTTCATGCCGGAGAGATTAAAACAAATCAAAGCCTCATAACACAAGCCGTACAAAAAGCAGCTGAAAAGGGAGCAGAATGGATTATTACTCCAGAGCTAGCTGTCAGCGGGCTTCAGTTTACAAAAAAATGCGGCATTGATTGGATTCAGCAGCAGCCAAATGAATGGATGTCTAGTTTAATGGAAGTGGCTAAGTCTTCAGAAGTAAACCTTTTTATAGGGGCACCTGAAAAAGATCCTGAAGGGGAATTGTTTAATTCAGTATTTGTCATTAATCGAGAGGGGCAGCTGATCGGAAGACAGAGGAAGCGCTCAAGTGTGACGGATGATTGGTCCTCTTCAGGAGAGCGTCTTCAACCAATAACAATTGATCATGTAAAAGCTGGTATTCTCATTTGTGCTGATTCCTACACAAAAAAGAACGCTGTAGCTCTTAGAGATAAAGGGGCGGAAATCCTTATTGCTCCCTCTTCCTGGGGACCGGGGCTGCATGGGCCAAATGGAGAGTGGGAAGCTAGAACAATAGATACCGGTCTGCCGATGTTTGTATGTAATCGTACAGGGGAAGATGAGACCGTTACTTTTTGGGAAGCTAAAAGTCTAGTGATTGATCATGGGGTACACTTGCTTGCCCATCATTCAAGAGAATCAGCGATATTACTGTTCGATTGGGATTTTGATAAAAGGGAGTTACTATCAACAGAATTTGAGGTTGAATATATCATTTGA
- the yunB gene encoding sporulation protein YunB: MRTFKYKPRKKRGPLPFRYVFILSIILFVALTIWGLWIIEKGIKPTLLQIATTETRVIATQAINDAVSKKIVSELDQAELFIIETDADNKVTSMQFNTQVYNRVLSEATNRVQRHLKAIEHGEPFDIYSGSEGEVHTSDGGVVYDIPLGQATNNALLAQMGPRIPVRFSVIGDVKTDFHREVINTGINNTTLIFGIDITVDVKIVIPFATDTQAIHTVIPIGVRTIQGEVPEYYSESGGMIVPAVSAGE, encoded by the coding sequence ATGCGAACATTTAAATATAAACCCCGAAAAAAGAGAGGGCCTTTACCTTTTAGGTATGTTTTTATTTTATCTATAATCCTATTTGTCGCCCTAACGATCTGGGGGTTATGGATCATTGAAAAAGGAATTAAACCAACGCTCTTACAAATTGCTACTACTGAAACAAGAGTCATTGCGACACAAGCGATAAATGATGCTGTGTCAAAGAAAATTGTATCGGAACTTGATCAAGCAGAGTTATTTATAATTGAAACAGATGCCGATAATAAGGTAACTTCTATGCAGTTTAATACTCAAGTTTATAATAGGGTCTTATCAGAAGCAACGAACAGAGTACAGCGACATTTGAAAGCGATTGAACATGGTGAACCATTTGATATTTATAGTGGGAGTGAGGGGGAGGTCCATACGTCAGATGGGGGTGTAGTGTATGATATTCCTCTTGGGCAAGCAACAAATAATGCACTACTAGCTCAAATGGGTCCAAGGATTCCTGTTCGCTTCTCGGTCATTGGTGATGTGAAAACTGATTTCCATAGAGAAGTGATAAATACGGGCATTAATAACACCACACTGATTTTTGGGATAGATATAACGGTGGATGTTAAAATTGTCATTCCATTTGCAACAGATACACAAGCCATTCACACCGTCATTCCAATCGGTGTCCGAACGATTCAAGGAGAGGTTCCGGAGTATTATTCAGAATCTGGAGGGATGATTGTACCCGCTGTTTCTGCGGGCGAGTAA